Proteins found in one Pempheris klunzingeri isolate RE-2024b chromosome 6, fPemKlu1.hap1, whole genome shotgun sequence genomic segment:
- the foxq2 gene encoding forkhead box Q2: MSLRYLNSEMTMENRSSRTGGRERLGLSFTIDYLLFNKGVKGSKEETTGSRTAEQTANNMLNHQNPNAKEVGIRSETQEKRLQGSEAETGVRKVKEEEGDEVQQEEGEEEVTTTTSTSSNAEKCADKPNQSYIALISKAILASEQKKLLLCDIYQWIMDHYAYFKSKDKNWRNSVRHNLSLNDCFIKAGRSDNGKGHFWAIHPSNYQDFSNGDYHCRRARRRVRRVAGQLPLSSMRSPYHPALARPHRTTFWCCPQAQTLPLSCLAPRLYWPWSSVQPQVGLHLGLRTSVP; this comes from the exons ATGAGTCTAAGATATCTTAATTCAGAGATGACAATGGAGAACAGAAGCAGCCGCACCGGCGGCAGAGAGAGGCTGGGACTGAGCTTCACTATTGACTACCTTCTGTTCAATAAAGGAGTCAAAGGTTCTAaagaagaaacaacaggaagtcGTACCGCAGAGCAGACAGCGAACAACATGCTAAATCATCAGAATCCTAACGCCAAAGAGGTGGGGATTCGCTCTGAGACACAGGAGAAGCGGCTACAGGGGTCAGAGGCAGAGACTGGAGTGAGGAAAGtcaaagaagaggagggggatgaAGTGCAacaagaggagggggaggaggaagtgacCACCACCACTTCTACCAGCAGCAATGCAGAGAAGTGTGCGGACAAACCCAACCAGTCGTACATCGCACTCATCTCCAAGGCAATCCTGGCGTCGGAGCAGAAGAAACTGCTGCTTTGTGACATCTACCAGTGGATCATGGACCATTACGCTTACTTCAAGAGTAAG GATAAAAACTGGAGGAACAGCGTGCGTCACAACCTGTCTCTGAATGATTGCTTCATCAAAGCGGGCCGCAGCGACAACGGTAAAGGCCACTTCTGGGCCATTCACCCATCAAACTACCAGGACTTTTCAAACGGGGACTACCACTGCAGAAGGGCACGGCGGAGGGTACGCAGGGTGGCAGGACagctccccctctcctccatgcGCTCCCCCTACCACCCTGCCCTCGCCCGGCCCCACAGAACGACCTTTTGGTGCTGCCCTCAAGCCCaaactctccctctgtcctgccTGGCACCCAGACTTTACTGGCCATGGTCCAGCGTGCAGCCTCAAGT